In Flavobacterium endoglycinae, one DNA window encodes the following:
- a CDS encoding DUF1573 domain-containing protein has protein sequence MKKIILFAMLAVAGITASNAQTTKKAKAAKVAKVEGAGMLFETETIDYGTVAHNADGKREFVFVNNGTKPLIITNTQGSCGCTVPTTPKEPIAPGAKGVIGVKYATDRVGAFTKTVTVTSNAEGQPTKVLTIKGTVLPDPVKS, from the coding sequence ATGAAAAAAATAATCTTATTCGCTATGTTAGCTGTAGCTGGTATTACAGCTTCTAACGCACAAACAACTAAAAAAGCTAAAGCAGCTAAAGTTGCTAAAGTTGAAGGAGCAGGAATGCTTTTCGAAACTGAAACTATCGATTACGGAACTGTTGCTCACAATGCTGACGGTAAACGTGAATTCGTTTTTGTTAACAATGGTACAAAACCATTAATTATTACAAACACTCAGGGATCTTGCGGATGTACTGTTCCTACTACTCCAAAAGAGCCAATCGCTCCAGGAGCTAAAGGTGTTATTGGTGTAAAATATGCTACTGATAGAGTTGGTGCATTTACAAAAACAGTTACTGTAACTTCTAACGCTGAAGGACAACCAACAAAAGTACTTACAATTAAAGGTACAGTTTTACCAGATCCAGTAAAAAGCTAA
- a CDS encoding Ig-like domain-containing protein produces the protein MKNIYFLKSLRLFLLLSPFAGFAQDTSVVNQHFANSTTNQDKISKYSNDRSKFSATTAPIVKATGDQLYCPQNTIKIVTDFSITHDPAETGIKGVYIQISSGYSSGLDLLSLSNVAAHPNVTTNWDATAGKLSITSPTGINVLYSDLVAAVKDVVFMNSSASASGTRTFSITIGNANYLPSTQHYYLFVPNVGITWTSAKAAAETSTYYGLKGYLATILSQDEAQLIGEQASGTGWIGGSDAETEGVWKWVTGPEVGTVMSYTFWNTGEPNNQGDEDYAHITQPGIGIRGSWNDLSNTGSLTPGDAYQPKGYVVEYGGMPGESPLEIAASTKITIPVVTPAANPSPVCDSGTFTFNATATAGATISWYDAAVGGNLLGTGNSYTTPIINSTTTYYVDAGCVSNRKSVTATVIATPTNPVADQTTYTNCGPGSVTITASSNIGSINWFTSAVGGTSVFTGTSFTTPNLSANTTYYAEASNAGCTNTNRTAVDIIIYTPPVVTDENVVLCQSQSVTLNAGVLGMNYLWSNGETTQTIVVTKGGTYTVDVTSPSPENCTSRKTIVVEERETPKIDRIDVNGTRAIIYLKKESNYFEYSVDGVNFQDSNIFYDVPGGLQTAYVREKSGCGGVTQNFVILVFPPFFTPNNDSYNDLWEVTGMENYPQAEVTIFDRYGKLITQLNSSKMSWDGTFEKIPLPASDYWYALKIDDSKPILRGHFSLKR, from the coding sequence ATGAAAAATATCTATTTCCTAAAATCATTACGATTATTTTTATTACTATCTCCTTTTGCTGGATTTGCACAAGATACCTCTGTTGTTAATCAGCATTTTGCAAATTCGACAACCAACCAAGACAAGATCTCAAAATATTCAAATGACCGCAGTAAATTTTCTGCAACAACTGCTCCTATTGTTAAAGCAACTGGAGATCAATTATATTGTCCACAAAATACCATAAAAATTGTAACTGATTTTAGTATTACGCATGACCCTGCAGAAACAGGAATTAAAGGTGTTTATATTCAAATCTCATCTGGTTATTCCAGTGGGTTAGATTTACTTTCACTTTCTAATGTAGCAGCACATCCTAATGTAACTACAAACTGGGATGCAACAGCGGGAAAATTAAGCATTACAAGCCCAACAGGTATCAATGTTTTATATTCTGATTTAGTTGCCGCCGTAAAAGATGTCGTTTTTATGAATTCTTCGGCTTCAGCTTCTGGAACCAGAACCTTTTCAATAACAATTGGTAATGCGAATTATTTACCTTCAACACAGCATTATTATTTATTTGTTCCAAATGTTGGTATTACATGGACAAGTGCAAAAGCGGCGGCTGAAACAAGCACTTATTATGGATTAAAAGGTTATCTGGCTACTATTTTATCTCAGGATGAAGCACAATTAATTGGTGAACAAGCTTCTGGAACTGGATGGATTGGCGGAAGCGATGCAGAAACTGAAGGTGTTTGGAAATGGGTTACAGGTCCTGAAGTAGGAACTGTAATGAGTTACACTTTCTGGAATACAGGAGAACCTAATAATCAAGGCGATGAAGATTATGCACATATTACACAGCCGGGAATTGGAATTAGAGGTTCTTGGAACGATCTTTCCAACACAGGTTCTTTAACACCCGGAGATGCTTATCAGCCAAAAGGTTATGTTGTGGAATATGGCGGAATGCCCGGTGAATCTCCCCTTGAAATTGCGGCGAGTACAAAAATTACAATTCCAGTTGTAACACCAGCAGCAAATCCAAGTCCTGTTTGTGATTCTGGAACGTTTACCTTTAATGCAACTGCAACTGCCGGCGCAACCATCAGCTGGTATGATGCCGCTGTTGGAGGAAATCTATTAGGAACGGGAAACAGCTATACTACTCCAATCATAAATTCAACTACAACTTATTATGTAGATGCTGGCTGCGTGTCCAACAGAAAATCGGTTACAGCTACAGTAATTGCAACTCCAACAAATCCAGTTGCAGACCAAACTACTTATACCAACTGCGGTCCGGGATCTGTAACAATTACAGCCAGTTCAAATATTGGAAGTATTAATTGGTTTACATCTGCGGTTGGTGGAACGAGTGTTTTTACCGGAACAAGTTTCACAACTCCAAATCTTTCAGCAAATACCACTTATTATGCTGAAGCTTCGAATGCAGGCTGTACTAATACAAATCGTACTGCGGTAGATATAATCATTTACACTCCACCGGTGGTTACAGATGAAAATGTTGTTTTATGCCAATCACAATCTGTAACGCTTAACGCTGGAGTTCTTGGAATGAATTATTTATGGTCAAATGGCGAAACCACACAAACTATTGTGGTCACTAAAGGCGGAACGTATACGGTTGATGTTACAAGTCCTTCTCCTGAAAACTGCACCAGCCGAAAGACCATTGTTGTTGAGGAACGAGAAACGCCAAAAATTGACCGAATCGACGTAAATGGCACAAGAGCGATTATTTATCTTAAAAAAGAAAGCAATTATTTTGAATACTCTGTTGATGGCGTAAACTTTCAGGATTCTAATATTTTTTATGATGTTCCTGGTGGACTCCAAACTGCTTATGTAAGAGAAAAAAGCGGATGTGGTGGTGTTACCCAAAACTTTGTAATACTTGTTTTTCCTCCATTTTTCACGCCAAACAACGATTCGTATAATGATTTATGGGAAGTAACTGGAATGGAAAATTATCCTCAGGCAGAAGTAACTATTTTTGACCGTTACGGTAAACTAATCACTCAGTTAAACTCATCAAAAATGAGCTGGGACGGAACTTTCGAAAAAATACCGCTTCCGGCTTCTGATTATTGGTATGCTTTAAAAATAGACGATTCGAAACCAATATTAAGAGGGCATTTTTCACTCAAAAGATAG
- the folK gene encoding 2-amino-4-hydroxy-6-hydroxymethyldihydropteridine diphosphokinase, whose translation MKTQHQVVLSIGSNQGNRLENIESCIDLIHQEVGTVIRVSKLYETPAWGFESDAFYNCALLLHTSSSAHKILNQVLKVEKQLGRIRSNQEGYQSRTIDIDLIVFDDEIIDSEKLQIPHPLMQNRNFVLLPIQDLKLDWKHPILHKTISELIAISPDNSVCTVVQDLRCPLNEIQLDKFNYIAFEGNIGAGKTTLVHKIAADFNAKTVLERFADNPFLPKFYKDQNRYAFPLEMSFLADRYQQLSDDLAQFDLFKDFIVADYHIFKSLIFAKITLQEDEYRLYRNLFDIIYKEMPKPDLYVYLYQNTERLLQNIKKRGRNYEQNIEGEYLDKINNGYLEYIKSQTDLNVLIIDVSDRDFVKKQEDYVFILNEIKKKLG comes from the coding sequence ATGAAAACACAGCATCAGGTCGTTTTATCTATAGGCAGCAATCAGGGAAACAGGTTAGAAAATATCGAAAGTTGTATCGATTTGATACATCAGGAAGTAGGAACTGTGATTCGGGTTTCAAAGCTTTATGAAACGCCTGCTTGGGGTTTTGAAAGTGATGCTTTTTACAATTGTGCTTTATTACTTCACACTTCTTCATCGGCACACAAAATATTAAATCAGGTTTTAAAAGTCGAAAAACAATTAGGCAGAATCCGTTCAAATCAAGAAGGATATCAAAGCCGTACTATCGATATTGATTTGATTGTTTTTGATGATGAAATTATCGATTCTGAAAAATTACAGATTCCGCATCCTTTAATGCAGAACCGAAATTTTGTATTACTTCCGATACAAGATTTAAAATTAGACTGGAAACATCCCATTCTTCATAAAACTATTTCGGAGCTAATTGCTATTTCTCCTGACAACAGCGTTTGTACTGTTGTACAAGACTTAAGATGTCCGTTAAACGAAATTCAGCTTGATAAGTTTAATTATATTGCTTTTGAGGGAAATATTGGCGCAGGAAAAACGACTTTGGTTCATAAAATTGCAGCTGATTTTAATGCAAAAACCGTTTTGGAACGTTTCGCTGATAATCCGTTTTTACCCAAGTTTTACAAAGATCAAAACCGATATGCTTTTCCGTTAGAAATGTCTTTTTTAGCCGATCGTTATCAGCAATTATCAGATGATTTGGCACAATTTGATTTGTTTAAGGATTTTATTGTGGCTGATTATCATATTTTTAAATCATTGATTTTTGCTAAAATTACGCTTCAAGAAGATGAATATCGTTTGTACCGAAACTTATTTGATATCATTTACAAAGAAATGCCAAAACCAGATCTTTATGTTTACTTGTATCAGAATACTGAAAGGCTGCTTCAAAATATAAAAAAACGAGGCAGAAACTACGAACAGAATATCGAAGGAGAATATCTGGATAAAATCAACAATGGTTATCTGGAATACATAAAGTCCCAAACCGATTTGAATGTTTTAATTATAGATGTTTCCGATCGTGATTTTGTAAAGAAACAAGAAGATTACGTCTTTATTTTAAACGAAATTAAGAAGAAGCTGGGTTGA
- a CDS encoding RNA methyltransferase — MRKLENSELDRKSIEDFKKSDKTPLILVLDDIRSLHNIGSVFRTADAFLIEKIILCGITATPPNKEIHKTALGATETVAWEHHENVLEVIENLKKENILTLAIEQVESAIFLQDFKVEKNQKYALVFGNEVYGVAQEAVAICDGCIEIPQLGTKHSLNISVSAGIVVWDLFQKLNWPNN; from the coding sequence ATGAGAAAACTTGAAAACAGCGAACTAGATAGAAAATCTATAGAAGACTTTAAAAAATCAGACAAAACCCCTTTAATATTAGTTTTGGATGACATTCGAAGCCTTCATAATATTGGATCTGTGTTTAGAACAGCCGATGCTTTTTTAATCGAAAAAATAATCCTCTGCGGTATTACTGCTACTCCCCCAAATAAAGAAATTCACAAAACTGCACTTGGAGCAACCGAAACTGTTGCTTGGGAACATCATGAAAATGTGCTGGAAGTAATCGAAAATCTTAAAAAAGAAAACATCTTGACACTTGCTATTGAACAAGTAGAAAGTGCCATTTTCTTGCAAGATTTTAAAGTGGAGAAAAATCAAAAATATGCTTTGGTTTTTGGCAACGAGGTATATGGTGTTGCTCAAGAAGCTGTTGCGATCTGCGATGGTTGTATCGAAATTCCGCAACTTGGAACAAAACACTCCTTGAACATTTCTGTGAGCGCAGGAATTGTGGTTTGGGATTTATTTCAGAAATTAAACTGGCCTAACAATTAA
- the sppA gene encoding signal peptide peptidase SppA: MKFLGNVIATVVGIFVFIMIFFFGVILIGAIFGGDDKVSVKSDSVIELDLSRINNDYAGKYKDPWVTVFSDKKGVGLSDVINAIEAAKTDDNIKGISILNDQSSLGLAQYKDLRNALESFKKSGKFVWAYANTFSQKEYYLNSVANTIYLNPAGDLDFKGLSSEIMFFKDFQEKSGIHMEVIRHGKYKSAVEPFLENKMSDANREQVTALLNSIWSTVCGDISKSRNIPVDKLNEIANGLLARTPQMAKNQHLVDIVAYEDVYHDAIKKALKVKGDDDYNKISILDYTQNNMTTALTNIADDQIAIIYAQGEIAGGEGDVNMIGEGSMRRSLQEARKNEDVKAIVLRIDSPGGSALTSDLIWREIEITKKVKPVVVSMGNYAASGGYYIACNANKIFAESNTITGSIGVFGVLPNFTPLANKLGINSEQVKTHENSANYSPFVPVDEKFKAFTLESIEQVYNTFVTHVAEGRKMTFAQVDAIAQGRVWSGSEALKIGLVDKIGGLNDAIAEAARIAKIKDYGTQNYPEYEKTVGDLLANMPFSRTKEAFIKEEIGEENYMLIEQVKRFQRQKGVQAMMPFGIDIK; this comes from the coding sequence ATGAAATTTTTAGGAAATGTAATTGCCACAGTTGTTGGTATTTTTGTATTTATAATGATTTTCTTTTTTGGAGTAATTCTAATCGGAGCTATTTTTGGAGGAGATGATAAAGTTTCGGTTAAAAGCGATTCGGTAATCGAATTAGACCTTAGCCGTATTAACAATGATTATGCAGGAAAATACAAAGATCCATGGGTTACTGTTTTTTCAGATAAAAAAGGAGTTGGTTTAAGCGATGTTATCAATGCTATTGAAGCAGCAAAAACGGACGACAATATTAAAGGAATCTCAATTTTAAACGATCAATCTTCTTTAGGTCTTGCTCAATACAAAGATTTAAGAAATGCTTTGGAAAGCTTCAAAAAATCAGGAAAATTTGTTTGGGCTTATGCTAATACTTTTTCACAAAAAGAATATTATTTAAACTCTGTTGCCAATACTATTTATTTGAATCCGGCGGGAGATTTAGACTTTAAAGGACTTTCATCTGAAATAATGTTTTTCAAAGATTTTCAAGAAAAATCAGGTATTCACATGGAAGTAATTCGTCACGGAAAATACAAAAGCGCTGTTGAACCCTTTTTAGAAAATAAGATGAGCGATGCCAATAGAGAACAAGTTACGGCGCTTTTAAACTCTATTTGGTCAACAGTTTGCGGTGATATTTCAAAAAGCAGAAATATTCCGGTTGACAAACTAAATGAAATCGCGAACGGTTTATTGGCAAGAACGCCACAAATGGCAAAAAACCAGCATTTAGTGGATATTGTAGCGTATGAAGACGTTTATCATGATGCAATTAAAAAAGCACTAAAAGTAAAAGGCGACGACGATTACAACAAAATATCTATTTTAGATTACACCCAAAATAACATGACTACAGCTTTAACCAATATCGCTGACGATCAAATTGCGATTATTTACGCTCAAGGCGAAATTGCAGGCGGCGAAGGTGATGTTAATATGATTGGTGAAGGTTCAATGCGTCGTTCTCTACAAGAAGCTAGAAAAAATGAAGATGTAAAAGCCATTGTTTTAAGAATTGACAGCCCAGGCGGAAGTGCTTTAACTTCTGACTTAATCTGGAGAGAAATCGAAATTACCAAAAAAGTAAAGCCAGTCGTGGTTTCTATGGGGAATTACGCAGCTTCAGGTGGATATTATATTGCTTGCAACGCTAATAAAATTTTCGCTGAAAGCAACACTATTACAGGTTCTATAGGAGTTTTTGGAGTATTGCCAAATTTCACTCCGTTGGCTAATAAATTAGGAATCAACAGCGAACAAGTAAAAACACACGAAAACTCGGCTAATTATAGTCCGTTTGTTCCTGTTGACGAAAAATTCAAAGCATTTACACTTGAAAGTATTGAACAAGTTTACAATACTTTTGTAACTCACGTTGCTGAAGGCCGTAAAATGACTTTCGCACAAGTTGATGCAATTGCTCAGGGAAGAGTTTGGTCAGGATCTGAAGCTTTAAAAATTGGTTTAGTAGATAAAATTGGCGGCTTAAATGATGCGATTGCAGAAGCTGCCAGAATTGCTAAAATTAAAGATTACGGTACTCAGAATTATCCTGAATATGAAAAAACGGTTGGAGACTTATTAGCCAATATGCCATTTTCACGCACAAAAGAAGCTTTTATTAAAGAAGAAATAGGCGAAGAAAATTACATGCTGATTGAACAGGTAAAAAGATTTCAAAGACAAAAAGGAGTTCAGGCTATGATGCCTTTTGGAATAGATATTAAATAA
- the mutS gene encoding DNA mismatch repair protein MutS, with protein sequence MAAKEKVAKETPLMKQYNEIKRKYPDACLLFRVGDFYETFGEDAIRSSKILGITLTKRGAGSDTETALAGFPHHSINTYLPKLVKAGLRVAICDQLEDPKMTKTIVKRGVTELVTPGVSLNDEVLQSKSNNFLASVSFANKNVGIAFLDVSTGEFLTAQGNAEYIDKLLQNFSPSEVLVPKNCKNEFKDAFGEDFHSFFLEDWIYKEDYALETLTKHFQTNSLKGFGVEELKEGIVAAGAILYYLSETQHNRIQHITSIQRIAEDAYVWMDRFTIRNLELYHSYNPNAVTLLDVIDRTLSPMGGRLLKRWLALPLKDKNKIKGRHDVVLYLKGNPEILQDIQYQIKQISDLERLISKIAAGKVSPREIVYLKESLDAIIPIKTLALQSPQEAVKVIGDSLHSCDLLREKIQTTLNQDAPVAIAKGNAIAKGVNEELDELRAISTSGKEFLEGIEKRESERTGISSLKISFNNVFGYYIEVRNTHKDKVPEEWIRKQTLVNAERYITEELKEYETKILGAEEKIYKIETELFEQLVAWIATYIKPVQMNAFLVAQLDCLCSFTQLANENQYVCPEIDETFELQIKNGRHPVIEKQLPVGTPYIANDVFLDRETQQIIMITGPNMSGKSAILRQTALIVLLAQMGSFVPADSVRMGVVDKIFTRVGASDNISMGESTFMVEMNETASILNNISDRSLVLLDEIGRGTSTYDGISIAWAIAEFLHEHPSKAKTLFATHYHELNEMTESLPRIQNYNVAVKELKDTVLFIRKLEKGGSAHSFGIHVAKMAGMPQLVISKAQKLLKKLEKNHSSDALNGIKSANDEMQMSFFNLDDPLLEEIKEEILGLDINAITPVEALMKLNEIKRMLVKK encoded by the coding sequence TTGGCAGCTAAAGAAAAAGTGGCGAAAGAAACGCCCTTAATGAAACAGTACAACGAAATCAAGAGAAAATATCCTGATGCATGTCTGCTTTTCAGAGTAGGGGATTTTTATGAAACCTTTGGTGAAGATGCTATCAGATCTTCTAAAATTCTAGGTATTACATTAACCAAAAGAGGAGCAGGATCTGATACAGAAACAGCTCTTGCTGGTTTTCCGCACCATTCTATCAATACCTATCTGCCTAAATTGGTTAAAGCCGGACTTCGTGTAGCAATCTGCGATCAGCTTGAAGATCCAAAAATGACCAAAACTATCGTAAAAAGAGGTGTAACAGAACTGGTAACTCCAGGAGTTTCTTTAAACGATGAGGTTTTACAATCCAAGTCAAACAACTTTTTGGCATCAGTTTCTTTTGCTAATAAAAATGTAGGAATTGCTTTTCTGGATGTTTCTACAGGAGAATTTTTAACAGCACAAGGAAATGCCGAATATATAGATAAGTTATTACAGAATTTTAGTCCGAGCGAGGTTCTGGTTCCTAAAAACTGTAAAAATGAATTCAAGGATGCTTTTGGAGAAGATTTTCACAGTTTCTTCTTGGAAGATTGGATTTATAAAGAAGACTACGCTTTAGAAACGCTTACCAAACATTTCCAGACCAACTCCTTAAAAGGATTTGGAGTTGAAGAATTGAAAGAAGGAATTGTTGCTGCCGGAGCAATTTTGTATTATTTGTCAGAAACACAGCATAATAGAATACAGCATATTACCTCAATTCAAAGAATTGCAGAAGATGCTTATGTATGGATGGATCGTTTTACCATTCGTAACTTAGAACTGTATCACAGCTACAATCCAAATGCGGTAACACTTTTAGACGTAATCGACAGAACGCTTTCGCCAATGGGAGGTCGCTTGTTAAAACGCTGGCTGGCGCTTCCTTTAAAAGATAAAAATAAAATCAAAGGACGCCATGATGTTGTGTTATATTTAAAAGGAAATCCTGAAATTCTGCAGGACATTCAATATCAAATAAAACAGATTTCAGATTTAGAGCGTTTGATTTCTAAAATCGCAGCGGGAAAAGTTTCTCCGCGTGAAATTGTGTATTTAAAAGAATCGCTCGATGCTATTATTCCAATCAAAACACTTGCGCTGCAAAGTCCGCAGGAAGCAGTAAAAGTAATTGGAGATAGTCTGCATTCTTGTGATTTGTTAAGAGAAAAAATTCAAACTACTTTAAATCAAGATGCGCCGGTTGCCATTGCAAAAGGAAATGCGATTGCAAAAGGAGTTAATGAAGAATTAGATGAACTTCGTGCTATCTCTACTTCGGGAAAAGAATTTTTGGAAGGAATTGAAAAAAGAGAATCTGAGCGTACTGGGATTTCATCTTTAAAAATATCATTTAATAATGTTTTCGGATATTATATTGAGGTAAGAAATACGCATAAAGATAAAGTTCCGGAAGAATGGATTCGTAAGCAGACTTTAGTAAACGCAGAACGTTATATCACCGAAGAATTAAAGGAATACGAAACTAAAATTTTAGGTGCCGAAGAAAAAATCTATAAAATAGAAACCGAACTTTTCGAGCAGTTAGTAGCTTGGATTGCAACTTATATTAAGCCGGTTCAAATGAATGCCTTTTTGGTAGCGCAATTGGATTGCTTATGTTCGTTTACACAGCTTGCAAATGAAAATCAATATGTGTGTCCTGAAATCGATGAAACTTTTGAGTTGCAGATTAAAAACGGAAGACACCCTGTAATCGAAAAACAATTACCAGTTGGAACTCCATATATAGCGAATGATGTTTTCTTAGATCGAGAAACACAGCAGATTATCATGATTACAGGACCTAACATGTCGGGTAAGTCTGCTATTTTAAGACAGACAGCTTTAATTGTTTTATTGGCTCAAATGGGAAGTTTTGTTCCTGCTGACAGCGTAAGAATGGGAGTGGTAGATAAAATTTTTACAAGAGTAGGAGCATCGGATAATATTTCGATGGGTGAATCTACTTTTATGGTGGAGATGAACGAAACAGCTTCGATTTTGAATAATATTTCAGACCGAAGTTTAGTCCTTTTAGATGAAATTGGAAGAGGAACGAGTACGTATGATGGAATCTCGATTGCTTGGGCAATTGCTGAATTTTTACACGAACATCCGTCAAAAGCAAAAACGTTGTTTGCGACACATTACCATGAGTTAAATGAGATGACCGAATCGCTGCCGAGAATCCAGAATTACAATGTAGCAGTCAAAGAATTAAAAGACACTGTTCTTTTTATTAGAAAACTGGAAAAAGGAGGAAGCGCACACAGTTTTGGAATTCACGTGGCAAAAATGGCCGGAATGCCGCAGTTGGTTATTTCGAAAGCTCAGAAACTTTTAAAGAAATTAGAAAAGAATCATTCTAGTGATGCTTTGAATGGAATAAAATCGGCTAATGATGAAATGCAGATGAGTTTCTTTAATTTAGATGATCCATTATTGGAAGAGATAAAAGAAGAAATTCTTGGTCTCGATATTAATGCAATTACTCCGGTTGAAGCATTGATGAAGCTGAATGAAATCAAAAGAATGTTAGTGAAGAAATAA
- a CDS encoding alpha/beta hydrolase, producing the protein MKKILLFLSVLFLTSVDAQNAKQDTFKETNVTLKINVDQLFGTLTVPDNVKKCPVALLIAGSGPTDRNGNNPMMKNNSLKMLAEALAQNGIASLRYDKRGIGESKPAATAESSLVFENYTEDAKSWINFLKQDKRFTQLIIIGHSEGSLIGMIASAKAAKFISIAGAGESADKLLKNQISSKSNKQIEDMTFPIIDSLKSGNQVKKVDPMLNSLFRPSIQPYLISWFKYDPQIEIKKLTIPVLIIQGNNDLQVDVKDAENLSKASKNSELVIIDKMNHIMKTIEGDKQANMESYKNENLPISETLINKIVSFIKK; encoded by the coding sequence ATGAAAAAGATACTGCTGTTTTTGAGTGTTTTGTTTTTGACCAGTGTTGATGCTCAAAATGCAAAACAAGATACTTTTAAAGAAACTAATGTTACTTTAAAAATCAATGTTGATCAGCTTTTTGGTACGCTGACGGTTCCAGATAATGTAAAAAAATGCCCCGTGGCTTTACTAATTGCAGGATCTGGACCAACAGACCGAAACGGAAATAATCCGATGATGAAAAACAATTCGCTGAAAATGCTGGCAGAAGCGCTGGCCCAAAACGGAATTGCATCATTACGATACGATAAAAGAGGAATTGGTGAAAGCAAACCGGCAGCTACAGCAGAATCAAGTTTGGTTTTTGAAAATTATACGGAAGATGCAAAAAGCTGGATTAACTTTTTAAAACAAGACAAACGTTTTACTCAGCTAATCATTATAGGTCATAGTGAAGGTTCTTTAATTGGAATGATTGCCAGCGCAAAAGCAGCTAAATTTATTTCGATTGCCGGCGCAGGAGAATCAGCAGATAAACTTTTGAAAAATCAAATTTCTTCTAAATCCAATAAACAGATAGAAGACATGACTTTTCCGATTATTGACAGTCTAAAAAGCGGTAATCAGGTTAAAAAAGTTGACCCGATGCTGAATTCACTTTTCAGACCAAGTATTCAGCCTTATTTGATTTCATGGTTTAAGTATGATCCACAAATTGAGATTAAGAAATTGACGATTCCAGTTTTAATCATCCAAGGAAATAACGATTTACAGGTTGATGTTAAAGATGCCGAGAATCTTTCGAAAGCCAGCAAAAACTCTGAATTGGTCATTATCGATAAAATGAATCATATTATGAAAACCATTGAAGGCGACAAACAAGCCAATATGGAAAGTTATAAAAATGAAAATCTGCCAATTTCTGAAACCTTGATTAATAAGATCGTTTCTTTTATAAAAAAATAA